In Gemmatimonadaceae bacterium, one genomic interval encodes:
- a CDS encoding phosphatase PAP2 family protein, whose amino-acid sequence MNQHDSRSQKTRDERPWWRQRWLTIAAGYSFAFLTGMAVAGWTKRYGDWQHGTRWERSLMIAAHVHLPTWADRLLLMTPWLGTNITLIPGVLAGVWWLWSRMKRPHLAMRLLIVQIGSYTLNPALKDLYDRPRPDLFERRGWYGWSAYPSGHAIASIAVLFTVCAILHRERGWAWTYWVLVPISLMSLYSRIYLGVHWPIDVLAGVLVGIVWLVMTSIAFREGARAAKD is encoded by the coding sequence GTGAACCAGCACGACAGCAGGAGCCAAAAAACGCGAGACGAGCGCCCGTGGTGGCGTCAGCGCTGGCTGACGATTGCCGCGGGTTATTCGTTCGCGTTCCTCACCGGAATGGCCGTCGCCGGCTGGACGAAACGGTACGGCGATTGGCAGCACGGCACGAGATGGGAACGATCGCTCATGATCGCGGCGCACGTGCATCTGCCAACCTGGGCGGACCGACTGCTCCTCATGACTCCCTGGTTAGGCACCAACATCACGCTCATTCCTGGCGTGCTCGCCGGCGTGTGGTGGTTGTGGAGCAGGATGAAGCGCCCGCATCTCGCGATGCGGCTGCTCATCGTTCAGATCGGGAGCTACACGCTGAACCCGGCACTGAAGGATCTGTACGACCGTCCACGCCCAGACCTCTTCGAGCGCCGCGGTTGGTACGGTTGGTCTGCCTACCCCAGCGGCCACGCCATCGCCAGTATCGCCGTTCTCTTCACCGTGTGCGCCATCCTGCACCGCGAGCGGGGGTGGGCGTGGACGTACTGGGTGCTGGTTCCGATCTCGCTGATGAGTCTTTACTCACGGATTTATCTGGGAGTACACTGGCCGATCGATGTTCTCGCCGGTGTTCTGGTGGGAATAGTGTGGCTCGTCATGACGTCGATCGCGTTCAGGGAAGGGGCGCGCGCGGCGAAAGACTAG